One stretch of Arachis hypogaea cultivar Tifrunner chromosome 20, arahy.Tifrunner.gnm2.J5K5, whole genome shotgun sequence DNA includes these proteins:
- the LOC140183032 gene encoding uncharacterized protein: MDLYDGTTDSRHHLSNFKSCMYLVDTSDATHCKAFTTTLTKIAMKWFDSLLSRSVMCFDDLARSFLTQIFIQKDKLKHAPSLLGAKQEVGKFLRVYMERFNKACLEIQNLPAEAVIMGLVNGLREGPFSQSISKRHPTSLYKVQERAVKYINMEEITCLREPTPR; encoded by the coding sequence ATGGACCTTTATGACGGAACCACCGATTCGAGGCatcatttgagcaattttaaaagTTGCATGTACTTGGTAGACACATCGGATGCAACTCACTGTAAAGCCTTCACGACTACATTAACCAAGATAGCCATGAAATGGTTTGATAGTTTACTATCTAGATCGGTTATGTGTTTTGATGATTTGGCAAGGAGCTTCCTTACCCaaattttcatccaaaaagataagctcaagcatgcaccgagcctcctagGGGCAAAGCAAGAAGTCGGCAAATTCCTTCGGgtttatatggaaagattcaataaagcatgctTGGAAATTCAGAATCTACCTGCTGAAGCAGTCATCATGGGACTAGTTAATGGTCTCAGGGAAGGACCCTTCtcccaatctatatcaaagaggcACCCGACCTCTTTGTACAAAGTACAAGAGCGAGCTgtgaagtacatcaatatggaagaaataaCTTGTTTAAGGGAACCTACTCCGAGATAA